ATGAATGATGTTAACTGTGATTTCAATATCTTTAACTACGCCAGACTCAGCAATGGCGATCGCACTTTTTATCCCCTGTTTGTCATTATCTGGAATCGCTAGTTGGCTGTTATTCTTTCCCCCTATTTGTTTGGTGGCAGTTGATGCCACTTGACGCATTTCCTGGGCTGCTTGTACTGCCCTGGCTGCATTCACCTTACCATAGCCAAACCACTGGGAATGTCCATTAGCATCGTAACCACCTTGGCGTAAACTCAGTTGGGGGTCTGGGTCTGAGTCCACGATTTTATCAGCCGTTTCTTGCAAAATACGTTTAACTTCTTGGGCAGTTAAGTCAGGATTTGTTGACAACATCAGCGCTGCTACCCCAGCAACCACGGGTGTAGCGCTGGAAGTACCGCCGAAGTTGCTGGTAAAGTTACCAGGATCATAGCCAGCGGTACTGATTTGGTCAGTGGTGAGGATTCCTAGACCAGTTAGGGAAGTAGCGATCGCAGGTTGTGTGAAAATATAACCTTTTTCCTGAAATGACATACCAGGAGGAGCATTGTTACTAGGGGCACATACCGAAATACTCGCCCCCCAATTACTATAAGCCGCTTTTTTATTCAAGCTAGTAGAAGCAGCAATAGCCATCACATCTGGATGTACCGAAAAACCACTTAACCAATTCACATTTCCTTGTAAAATATTATCAGGCCACTTTTGCTCATAAACAGTACCGTTAACCGGACGGTTAGCATTGCCGGCAGCAAATACAATCACGCAACCTTTACCATTACGTCCTTGGGTAGCAGCACGGTTAATAGCTGCCTTTTGACGCAAAGACAAAGGAAAATACACAGCAGCAGCTCCCCAACTGCAAGAAATCACACTGGCTCCCTTTTCTATTGCCCAGTTGAATATCTCCTCAATTGACTCATCATCTAAATACCCAGTAGTGCGAATGGGCATCAACGCGCAACCAGGAGCAACCCCCACAATTCCCGTACCATTTTCTTCGGCCAAGGCTAACCCTGCACAAGCTGTTCCGTGACTAGTTTCCTGTTCATCAGGCAAGGGTAAAAAGTCATTTTCTTTTAAATCTCTAGGAGCAACAACTTTGCCAGCACCTTGAAAATCTGGATGGTTCAAATCAAAAGAATCATCCACCACTGCCACAACCACAGAACGCACACCGCGAGTAATATCCCAAGCTTTCTCGACGGAGATATGGGAACTCGCTGCCAACTGATTACCGCTGTTGTGGTTGAGATACCATTGCTGTGAATAGAGAAGATCGCGGGGTTTGTAATATGACTCAGGCTGCACAAGGACGTTAGGTTCAGCGGTTAATACCTCTTTGAGTCCTTGCAGTTGGTTGGCAATTTTGATGGGATTATCAGTTGCTTGTTTGTTAACCAGAAATACGAAAGTATTAGGAATACCAATCACAAATTGTTTGGGGTTTAAGCTGAAGGCAGTTGCTATGGCATTAACTGTGGCAGGGTCTACCCCAGAAGCAAATTGAATCGTGATTTGGTTATTCAGGTAAACAAAAGTTCCCGGACTATCTTTAATTGTGTAAACGTGACTAGCGAAAGCAACATTGTGGGCGGCGCGTGCTTGAGACATTGCCTCTTCTAACTGGTTGGGCGCCACCGTGAATAATTCTAGCCGTGCTTGGGGAATACTACGCTGCCAAAAGCCCCAATTAACCTGAGATAATTGTTGGGGAGGAAAGTCGGTAGCAAAACGGGCGGTGACTTGACGGATGGTGAAACGGTCTAAAGCCTTTTCTAAAATCAATTCTTCACCACCGCGTTGTAACACTACTCCCAAGCTGCTTGCTGGTAAGCCTGTGGTTGGCAAATCAGAGGAATTGACGCGATCGTTCATAGGGGCGATTTAGTTAGTATGCAGGGCAATGGGAACTCAATTAAACCGATTTTCAGTCTAAATCAGAGAAACTTGAGTATGTAGTTTGTTTTGTTAAAGACAGAAACAGAGTTAAGATACCCGAAGTTTCTGTAACTTTTTTATATATTTGTCGCACTAATTTACCCCATGAACTTTGCTGCTGTCGGTTCCTTGATTCGCTTCACCTCTTTATCCCTCGTAGCAGTCCTCAGCCTGCTATCATCGGTCAATGCTCAGATACCACAGTTACCAGGCACTACTAACCAACCACAACCCATTGACCCTAATAATCCCAATAACTTGCGTCCTACAACTCAAAATAACAGCCTTTTGAGCCTTGAGGGAGGCGATCGCTTAATGAGAGAAGCAGATCAAGCCGTTTCTGCCCAAAACTACACTCTAGCAGCTAAAAAACTGCAAGAAGCACGTCAGGTTTACAATCAGCTATCTAATTTTTATCAAGATTTAAACGCTAGCTTTTCGGGAATTGACAACAGAGTTTCTGATTCCCAGCGGCAAAAGGCTCTATTAACCGCGCAAAAGCGGGATGAAGCTACTTATCAGCTAGCATTGGTACATCGGGCACAAAATCAGCCAGAATTAGCAGTACCATTGTTAATTCAAATCATCAAAAGTCAAAACCCAACAAGGGATTTAGGCAAGAAAGCCTATCAACAGTTATTTGAGCTAGGTTTTGTTGACTCTCCCTATCCCAGACAAGGTAGTGGTTCATCTTCCTCATCGCAAAAATGAGCAATAGTCAGTGGTCAGTTGTCAGTTGTCAGTTGTCAGTGGTCAGTTGTCATTTGTTATTCCCCTGCACCCCTGCTCCCCTGCTCCCCTGCACCCCTGCACCCCCGCTCCCCCGCTCCCCCGCTCCCCTCCCTACTCCCTACTCCCCTAACCAACTTTGTCTGCTCTATATTTGTTAATAATAGGAAAGTAAGTTTTTTCGGGAATTGCGATGATTAGTCCGCAGCAGGTTGAGGCAATGATCAAGGCGGAACTGCCAGATGCCCAAGTCCAGGTGCAGGACTTGACTGGTGGCGGTGACCACTATCAGGTGACAGTAGTGTCATCGCAGTTTGCAGGCAAAAGACTGGTGCAACAACACCAGTTAGTTTATGGTGCGGTACAAGAAGCTATGTCAACTGAAGCGATTCATGCGTTGGCTGTAAAAACCTATACTCCCGAAGCGTGGCAAGCAACAGCCGCCTCCTAAACTTTAAAGTTAGGAGTTATGAGTCGGGATTTAGGAGTTGTGAGTTATGAGTTGAGAGTTGTCAGTTTAAATTAATAACTTCTCACTTTTAACTCTTCACTATTTAATGTAGAACAGGAAACAAAAAGACTATGACACCAGAACTGAAAGAAAGAATTGATAACTTGATAAAACAAAACAAGATTTTTGTTTTCATGAAAGGAAACAAATTGATGCCTCAATGTGGTTTTTCTAACAACGTTGTGCAGATTCTGAATACTTTGGGAGTTCCCTTCGAGACGTTTGACGTTCTCTCAGACCAAGAAATTCGTCAGGGGATCAAAGAATATTCTAACTGGCCAACAATTCCCCAAGTCTATATTGATGGTGAATTTATTGGCGGTTCCGATGTCTTGATTGAACTCTACCAGAATGGTGAATTGCAACAATTGGCAGAAGTGGCAATAGCTTCTTAATATCTTCGCAGCAGCAAAGCAGAGACTATACTGTTGAATTAGCACCTGATTGTAAAAAGAAAATTAGGTTTTTACTGCCCTTAAAAATTAGAAAGATAATTGTCTTTCGCTATTTTTAAGGGCTTTTTCATGTATGTGGAATAATATCATGTCCGGTTGATTACTTATAAAAACCGAAGAACCCCACCCCACCAAAGCTACGCTTTGTTTCCCCGTGAACGGGGAGGAGTTATACCAATAGTCAATAGCTAAAATTTAAGCTTTTTTGGACTATTGACTCTTGACCGCCTCAAATATAAATTTATGATACTTGCCTAAGTCCTGGTATTGTTTAAAATGTATAGTAAATATTAAGTAGGGTGTGTTACGGCTATGCAAGGATTTCGGAGTTTGAGATAGTGAAGATTAGCCGCAGGGCACCATCTTTTTCGGTGCGTTAAGCGTTGCTATAACGCACCCTACAATTTAAGGTTTACTTTATAAATCAGCTCTAATAGGGAGTAAGTGAAATTTCAAGCTGCGGTAATTCAAGCTTTGAATTATTTCAAAATCGTTGTTTCAATCCCTAATAGGGAGTAAGTGAAATTTCAAGTCCAAGTTGCCCCAAAGTTTTGATGCCTTTTATATTGGGTTTGTTTCAATCCCTAATAGGGAGTAAGTGAAATTTCAAGGTGTTGTATATCGGTTAAAATTTTTAGCTGATATGTTTCAATCCCTAATAGGGAGTAAGTGAAATTTCAAGGCTAAAATTACAGATTTAAGTAATCCTATAAGATGTTTCAATCCCTAATAGGGAGTAAGTGAAATTTCAAGTTGGGTTTTACAAAAATCCTGACCACGCGATTAGTCGTTTCAATCCCTAATAGGGAGTAAGTGAAATTTCAAGTGCGGAAGTCTGAAAGAGGGTCTGAACTACCCCACGGATAAATCCGGGGGGTTCCAACTTACTGCGTAAGTTTCGTTTACCGTAACTGGTTCCGACTCCTGACGAGCTATTGGATTACTGCACATCAACTCTGTCCCACCAATGGTAGGAGACTTCGGACTAGCCTTGGTTCTGGCTGATTGATTTGACCCCTCCGGGTTCGGCAGTTCGGACTCGACGGGAACCGCCAAGACTCCGACTGCCGAACCATTGTGCCAACCGTGCAGCAGGGATTGTTCCATCCCTAACCAACCATGTTTGGCTGATTGGATTGACAGAGTTTCTTTTTTTGGATCGACGTAACGACTCAGGTAAGCAGATAAAATATCACGTTGCATACGTAATCGACAAACTGAACAATGATGCACTCGTTGAGATAGTGATTTTTTGTGTTTATTACCACACAAACAAGTTTGCGACAGTGCAGTTTTCCTGGTCGAAAACATTAAAACAGTACCGCCAGCACTTTCAGCCTTGCGTACTAGTTCTGATTGAAAAGACGCGGGTGATTTAAACCCTATGGATTTACCATAATTTTTTTGCCATGCTTTGACAGATACTTTCTCGGTTTTGATATGTTTACCGAGAGTCAAAGTTTGGTTGACTAATCGACCATGTAAAGACTTACGATGAGCCGCTTGTTTACGTTCTATCTCACGTTTTTTGATAGCGGTTTTTTGATAGCGGTTGGACTTATTCCACCGTTTTGAACCTTTTTTGACAGTACCGTTGGGATTAAAATTACCAGGATTATTGGCACGGCGCTGTCTATCCATGTTGCGCTGTAGCTTTCTAATTTTCTTTTGTTTGGAATTTAATTCTTCAGTAAAAGGTTGCCAAATAGTTTGATTATCCCCAACTATTGCAACAGTTGAAACGCCTAAATCAATACCAACCAGACCATCACTAATAAGATTTTTTGGCTTTTGATATGGTTCACCCTCACAGACCAATTGAGCAAACCAAAATGTTTTTTGATTAAGAAGACGACGCACTAAGCGAACATATTTAATCTTGGAGTTTAAACCAATTTAGGGGCTATTTCGGCGCGGTTAACCAGGTATATTTGGTTTTCGAGGTTCGGTTGCGCGGATAGGGTAATCATAGCATGAGAAATGGGAATTGAATAGTAAGCAAATGGCTAAAACCCAGACTACATAAGGTGCGCGGCTATTTTTACAGCTATTTGACTCAAAAGTCTTACACAGCGGAAATTTCAGCTTTACTTGCCAAAACCTCATTTTGAACACCTACCCTTCCGCGCATCTAGTTGGTAGGTGTGTTATCGCCAAGCGCCTTACCATTATACTTTTTCGGTGCGTTAGGACGTTCCGTCCATAACGCAACTGGTGCAAGATATAAAACAACTGAGAAAGTCTTTCACAACCAGTCAATTATCTTGGCTTGTTCTGGCAATTTAGCGTTCTGTTGTCCAGAGTAACGCGCCCTGGCAGTAAACAAACCAATGGGAGTATTCAATAAATCTACAAGGTTGGCTTTAAGAGCGATCGCTTTGACGCTTTGTTTTGGTACTTCTTTCAATAACCAACGTAGCAAGCGATAGCCACATTCACTCAGGGTGATTTCTCGCATCAATTCTATACCATGCAGTTCATGGAGATAGCGATTTGAGCGTCCATAACGCCGCCATTGACTTTCTAGTTCTTTGAGTGTAGTACGGTGACGGTGTTGAACGATCGCTTCTGGGGCAAATTCTAAACGCCCGATGTTTTGCTGCAAAATCCGCCAACAAATGTCTGCATCGCCGCCGGTTGTCAAATAAGGACGAAATAAACCTGCTTTTTCCAAGACAATACGCCGAATCGCTAAATTAGCAGTTTGACCGTAAGCACAAAAGGCATGGGCAAGAGTATGTTTTTGTGATAAAGTTTCTTGCCTATCTGCGTATTGTTCTAACAGAGTATTGCCTGGTAGGGCGACAATTTCACCAGCGACTATTACCACGTCTTCCTTGACAAAAGGCTGAATTAATGATATTAACCATTGTGGTTGCGGACGGCAATCAGCATCAGTAAAGGCGATAATTTCACCCACAGCGGCACGAATACCAGTATTGCGGGCGGCGTAGGAACTCTGAATTTGGTTTTGGCTGAAGGGACGAATTGTAATTGGGCAATTTTCGGCAGTTGTTTGGAGATCGGCGAGGGTGCGATCGCTACTGTTATTGTCTACGATTAAGTACTCTACCCGCTCTTTTGGGTAGGTTTGAGACAACAGACAATTAATTAATTCTGGTAGGTCTGCCTCACCATTATAAATAGGAACAACCACCGATACCATTGGCTTGAAGCTGTTGGTGGTGGTTGTATCAACTAATAAAGGATTCATAAAAGTATGATGTATGAAGTATAAAGGCTGATATCATGTCCGTTTAAACACTTATGATATCTGTGGAGGTCGGTAATTGGTAATTGGTAATTGGTAATTGGTTTTGAGTATTACCTATTACCCATTACCTATTACCAAGCAAACCGACTATATCGTAAGTAATTAGCCGAACTTGATATGAAGTATAAAATTTCCTTCAGCCTTTATACTTTATACTTTCTAATCCTAATATATGAACACTAGTTAGAAATTAATCAGCGATCGCTGGCGATCAATCTAAAATTGTAAGTCGCTAGCGCTGGCCTTCATGGGTTGAGTTAGTTGGCTTGTGGGAGATTGAGCGAAGTTGTTATTAGATAGAACTGCGATCGCTCTGGCATATTGCGGATCGCTTTGAGTTCCCACTAAATTGGGGTTGGATGCCAACTGGCGCTCTTGTGCTTCTGTCAAGTCTATCTTGATATTTGGGGTAATTCCTTTATGGTTAATGTCTGTACCGGCAGGGGTGTAGTAGTGGGCAATGGTGACGGCTAAACCGGAACCATCTGCTAGTTCATGAACTGACTGTACTAAAGCTTTACCGAAGGTTTGACCACCAATAACTATAGCTCGCTTATTATCTTTGAGAGCGCCTGTGAGAATTTCGCTAGCACTTGCAGAATTTCCATCCACCAATACAGCTAAAGGCAGTTTTGTCAAGGCTGTGCGATTGGCTTTGGTATCTTCGTTGTAGCCCTGACGGTTAACTGTGCGGACAATGCCACCATCATCGAGCCACATCCGAGCAATTTCAATGCTCGCCTGCAACAAACCGCCGGGATTCCCGCGCAAATCTAACACAAAAGCATCGACTTTCTGACCATTCAAATCGCGGATGGCTCGACGCATTTGTTCAGACGCGTGGGCACTAAATTCCCGCAAACGGATATAGCCAACCCGGCGATTGCCTTCTTGTTTGAGGGTGTAACGTACTGTTGGGACTTCAATATTCGCCCGTGTCAACTTCAGAGTCACAGCATTCTGCCCTGTTCGTCCTAGCTGCAAAGATATGGGAGTACCTGCTTTGCCGCGAATCAGTTTGGAAGCATCATCAACTTTCATCCCTACAGTGGATTTGCCATTGATTGCCAAAATCTCATCGCCTGCTTTGATGCCGGCTCTCAGTGCTGGGGAATTTTCTATGGCTTCCACAACAGTTAGCCGCTTGGTTTTTTCGTTTAATTCCATGCGAATGCCAATTCCAGAGACTTCCCCGGATGTTTGGCTGGTAAGGGCTTCATACTGTTTGGGATCCATGAAACGAGTGTAAGGATCTCCCAACTTTTGTAAGGCTTCGCGAATAGCTACATAAGCTTCTTCGTTAGAAGAATAGTTTTTGCTTAACAAGCTTTGCCGAGTTGCTTGCCAATCTTGTTTATTAAAACTGCCGTCAACATATTCACGATTTACTACTTGCCAGACTTGGTCAACTAATGCTTTTGGGCTATCTTGTAGAGCGGCACGCACGCAGCGAGTCCAAGCAGGACCAAAAA
Above is a window of Nostoc sp. UHCC 0702 DNA encoding:
- a CDS encoding S8 family serine peptidase, which gives rise to MNDRVNSSDLPTTGLPASSLGVVLQRGGEELILEKALDRFTIRQVTARFATDFPPQQLSQVNWGFWQRSIPQARLELFTVAPNQLEEAMSQARAAHNVAFASHVYTIKDSPGTFVYLNNQITIQFASGVDPATVNAIATAFSLNPKQFVIGIPNTFVFLVNKQATDNPIKIANQLQGLKEVLTAEPNVLVQPESYYKPRDLLYSQQWYLNHNSGNQLAASSHISVEKAWDITRGVRSVVVAVVDDSFDLNHPDFQGAGKVVAPRDLKENDFLPLPDEQETSHGTACAGLALAEENGTGIVGVAPGCALMPIRTTGYLDDESIEEIFNWAIEKGASVISCSWGAAAVYFPLSLRQKAAINRAATQGRNGKGCVIVFAAGNANRPVNGTVYEQKWPDNILQGNVNWLSGFSVHPDVMAIAASTSLNKKAAYSNWGASISVCAPSNNAPPGMSFQEKGYIFTQPAIATSLTGLGILTTDQISTAGYDPGNFTSNFGGTSSATPVVAGVAALMLSTNPDLTAQEVKRILQETADKIVDSDPDPQLSLRQGGYDANGHSQWFGYGKVNAARAVQAAQEMRQVASTATKQIGGKNNSQLAIPDNDKQGIKSAIAIAESGVVKDIEITVNIIHDFLGDLEIYLIAPKNQQVLLQNRTLGRRTKLQTTYTLRSHPILKQLLSLSIQGRWQLWIIDYAPQDVGKLNSWELVIGY
- a CDS encoding BolA family transcriptional regulator yields the protein MISPQQVEAMIKAELPDAQVQVQDLTGGGDHYQVTVVSSQFAGKRLVQQHQLVYGAVQEAMSTEAIHALAVKTYTPEAWQATAAS
- the grxD gene encoding Grx4 family monothiol glutaredoxin, coding for MTPELKERIDNLIKQNKIFVFMKGNKLMPQCGFSNNVVQILNTLGVPFETFDVLSDQEIRQGIKEYSNWPTIPQVYIDGEFIGGSDVLIELYQNGELQQLAEVAIAS
- a CDS encoding transposase; this translates as MRRLLNQKTFWFAQLVCEGEPYQKPKNLISDGLVGIDLGVSTVAIVGDNQTIWQPFTEELNSKQKKIRKLQRNMDRQRRANNPGNFNPNGTVKKGSKRWNKSNRYQKTAIKKREIERKQAAHRKSLHGRLVNQTLTLGKHIKTEKVSVKAWQKNYGKSIGFKSPASFQSELVRKAESAGGTVLMFSTRKTALSQTCLCGNKHKKSLSQRVHHCSVCRLRMQRDILSAYLSRYVDPKKETLSIQSAKHGWLGMEQSLLHGWHNGSAVGVLAVPVESELPNPEGSNQSARTKASPKSPTIGGTELMCSNPIARQESEPVTVNETYAVSWNPPDLSVG
- a CDS encoding glycosyltransferase; protein product: MNPLLVDTTTTNSFKPMVSVVVPIYNGEADLPELINCLLSQTYPKERVEYLIVDNNSSDRTLADLQTTAENCPITIRPFSQNQIQSSYAARNTGIRAAVGEIIAFTDADCRPQPQWLISLIQPFVKEDVVIVAGEIVALPGNTLLEQYADRQETLSQKHTLAHAFCAYGQTANLAIRRIVLEKAGLFRPYLTTGGDADICWRILQQNIGRLEFAPEAIVQHRHRTTLKELESQWRRYGRSNRYLHELHGIELMREITLSECGYRLLRWLLKEVPKQSVKAIALKANLVDLLNTPIGLFTARARYSGQQNAKLPEQAKIIDWL
- a CDS encoding S41 family peptidase, with translation MNQSAKRHSPLQVALIGGAIATTATVSVFGPAWTRCVRAALQDSPKALVDQVWQVVNREYVDGSFNKQDWQATRQSLLSKNYSSNEEAYVAIREALQKLGDPYTRFMDPKQYEALTSQTSGEVSGIGIRMELNEKTKRLTVVEAIENSPALRAGIKAGDEILAINGKSTVGMKVDDASKLIRGKAGTPISLQLGRTGQNAVTLKLTRANIEVPTVRYTLKQEGNRRVGYIRLREFSAHASEQMRRAIRDLNGQKVDAFVLDLRGNPGGLLQASIEIARMWLDDGGIVRTVNRQGYNEDTKANRTALTKLPLAVLVDGNSASASEILTGALKDNKRAIVIGGQTFGKALVQSVHELADGSGLAVTIAHYYTPAGTDINHKGITPNIKIDLTEAQERQLASNPNLVGTQSDPQYARAIAVLSNNNFAQSPTSQLTQPMKASASDLQF